One Halorientalis litorea DNA segment encodes these proteins:
- a CDS encoding CaiB/BaiF CoA transferase family protein, whose translation MTARARQGPLDGLRVIDMSGIISGAFATTLMGDFGADVVMVEHPEVGDPIREWPVMTEEGVSLAWKSLGRNKRCVTLDLATERGRDIALDLVADADVVFENFRPGTMEQWGLGPEDIHAVNERAIMVRLSGYGQTGPKSQKPGFGTIAEGIAGWAHANGFPDREPLLPPIALADQTAAQFALQATLMAVFERDVGRGGSGEGQVIDVSLTEPLWRLFFGEVEAYDYDGHVRERTGNRHPSTAPRNIYETADGYMTLSASNQKVFERVAEAIGKPELIDDPRFADNETRVENVAALDAEIEAWTRRHTTEEAIEILEAHDAIVGPVYDMADIRADEQFRARDDFVTVDDPDVGEIETFGPIPKFSRTPGDVEFLGPAHGEHNYEVYGDELGFSNEELAELEVEGVI comes from the coding sequence ATGACTGCGAGAGCGCGACAGGGACCGTTGGACGGCTTGCGCGTCATCGACATGTCGGGTATCATCAGCGGAGCCTTCGCGACGACGCTGATGGGCGATTTCGGGGCGGACGTGGTGATGGTCGAACACCCCGAGGTGGGCGACCCCATCCGCGAGTGGCCGGTGATGACCGAGGAGGGCGTCTCGCTGGCGTGGAAGTCGTTGGGCCGGAACAAGCGGTGCGTGACGCTGGATTTGGCGACGGAGCGAGGGCGGGACATCGCGCTCGACCTCGTCGCGGACGCCGACGTGGTGTTCGAGAACTTCCGCCCGGGGACGATGGAGCAGTGGGGCCTCGGTCCCGAGGACATCCACGCGGTCAACGAGCGGGCAATCATGGTCCGGCTCTCGGGGTACGGACAGACCGGCCCGAAGTCACAGAAACCGGGCTTCGGCACCATCGCGGAGGGTATCGCGGGCTGGGCACACGCCAACGGGTTCCCCGACCGGGAACCGCTGTTGCCCCCCATCGCGCTGGCCGACCAGACCGCCGCGCAGTTCGCACTGCAGGCCACGCTGATGGCGGTGTTCGAGCGCGATGTCGGCCGTGGCGGGAGCGGCGAGGGACAGGTAATCGACGTGTCGCTCACCGAGCCGCTCTGGCGGCTGTTCTTCGGCGAGGTGGAGGCCTACGACTACGATGGTCACGTCCGCGAGCGGACGGGCAACCGCCACCCCAGCACCGCACCGCGGAACATCTACGAGACGGCCGACGGGTACATGACCCTCTCGGCGTCCAACCAGAAGGTCTTCGAGCGAGTCGCCGAGGCCATCGGCAAGCCCGAACTGATAGACGACCCGCGCTTTGCCGACAACGAGACGCGGGTCGAGAACGTCGCGGCACTGGACGCGGAAATCGAGGCGTGGACGCGCCGGCACACGACCGAGGAGGCAATCGAGATACTGGAGGCCCACGACGCCATCGTCGGTCCCGTCTACGACATGGCCGACATCCGCGCGGACGAGCAGTTTCGAGCGCGTGACGACTTCGTGACCGTCGACGACCCGGACGTGGGCGAAATCGAGACGTTCGGCCCGATACCGAAGTTCTCGCGGACGCCCGGCGACGTGGAGTTTCTCGGTCCCGCTCACGGCGAACACAACTACGAGGTGTACGGCGACGAACTGGGCTTCTCCAACGAGGAACTCGCCGAACTGGAGGTCGAGGGGGTCATCTGA
- a CDS encoding histone: protein MSVELPFAPVDTVIRRNAGNLRVSAGAAEELARRIQRRGARLAVDAAESATADGRKTLMADDFGVETVPEKSSLELPVAPVDRIARLDIDDAYRVSMDARIALADVLESFADAVAAAAAELAHHAGRRTVKAEDVTMYFELAQYFE, encoded by the coding sequence ATGAGTGTCGAGCTCCCGTTCGCGCCGGTCGATACAGTCATCCGACGGAACGCAGGCAACCTGCGCGTGAGCGCGGGGGCGGCAGAGGAGCTCGCACGACGCATCCAGCGACGCGGCGCGCGACTGGCCGTCGACGCCGCCGAGTCGGCGACGGCCGACGGACGGAAGACGCTGATGGCGGACGACTTCGGCGTCGAGACGGTGCCGGAGAAGAGTTCGTTGGAACTGCCGGTGGCACCGGTCGACCGCATCGCACGGCTGGACATCGACGACGCCTATCGGGTGTCGATGGACGCGCGCATCGCCCTCGCGGACGTGCTCGAATCCTTCGCCGACGCCGTCGCCGCGGCCGCGGCCGAACTCGCCCACCACGCCGGGCGGCGGACGGTGAAAGCCGAGGACGTGACGATGTACTTCGAACTGGCCCAGTACTTCGAATGA
- a CDS encoding single-stranded DNA binding protein has translation MGAIEDVYADLDTDVSEEEFREAVEQKVEQMGGLADDETAAMLIAHELKDGEVNGIADIEPGMDEVKFIARVTKVGDLRTFERDGEDEDGRVLNVEAADETGSVTLSFWDQQAAAAADGELEAGDTLRIKGHPKDGYNGLEVSVDKVEQDEDADIDVNLDGRTTVDTLTLGQSDVNVRGLVLDTESVRTFDRDDGTEGQVANLALGDETGQVRVTMWDERAERAEELSAGTAVEVVDGYVRERDGDLELHVGDRGAVEEVEDTVEFTPETTPIDAVEIDQTVDIGGVVRSADPKRTFDRDDGSEGQVRNVRVQDESGDIRVALWGDKADKDLRPGDEVFLADVEVDDGWQDDLEASANWRSTVVVLDDDATNVSTGGADEAGGDDENAGLGQFADGAAGDGGTTTGDATAGSAETDGADAAADAEAPVEFTGTVVQTGDPVVLDDGEETMSVETSATLQLGQEVTARGHVEDGRLDADDVF, from the coding sequence ATGGGTGCGATAGAGGACGTGTACGCGGACCTCGACACGGACGTGTCCGAAGAGGAGTTCCGCGAAGCGGTCGAACAGAAAGTCGAACAGATGGGGGGGCTCGCCGACGACGAGACGGCGGCGATGCTCATCGCTCACGAACTGAAAGACGGCGAGGTCAACGGCATCGCCGACATCGAACCGGGGATGGACGAGGTGAAGTTCATCGCACGAGTGACGAAAGTCGGCGACCTGCGAACCTTCGAGCGCGACGGTGAGGACGAGGACGGCCGCGTCCTCAACGTCGAGGCGGCCGACGAAACCGGGTCGGTCACCCTCTCGTTTTGGGACCAACAGGCCGCGGCCGCCGCCGACGGCGAACTCGAAGCGGGCGACACGCTCCGCATCAAGGGCCACCCGAAGGACGGCTACAACGGCCTCGAAGTGAGCGTCGACAAGGTCGAACAGGACGAGGACGCCGACATCGACGTGAACCTCGACGGGCGGACGACCGTCGACACGCTGACGCTGGGACAGTCCGACGTGAACGTCCGCGGGTTGGTGCTGGACACCGAGTCCGTCCGGACCTTCGACCGCGACGACGGCACCGAGGGACAGGTCGCGAACCTCGCGCTGGGCGACGAGACCGGACAGGTCCGCGTGACGATGTGGGACGAACGGGCCGAGCGCGCCGAGGAACTGTCGGCCGGGACGGCCGTCGAGGTGGTCGACGGCTACGTCCGCGAACGCGACGGCGACCTCGAACTCCACGTCGGCGACCGCGGTGCCGTCGAGGAGGTCGAAGACACGGTCGAGTTCACGCCCGAGACGACGCCCATCGACGCGGTGGAGATCGACCAGACCGTCGACATCGGCGGGGTCGTCCGGTCGGCCGACCCCAAGCGGACGTTCGACCGCGACGACGGGAGCGAGGGACAGGTGCGGAACGTCCGGGTCCAAGACGAGAGCGGCGACATCCGCGTCGCGCTGTGGGGCGACAAGGCCGACAAGGACCTCCGGCCCGGTGACGAGGTGTTCCTCGCGGACGTCGAGGTCGACGACGGCTGGCAGGACGACCTCGAAGCGTCGGCGAACTGGCGGTCGACGGTCGTCGTCCTCGACGACGACGCGACGAACGTCTCCACAGGCGGTGCCGACGAGGCGGGCGGCGACGACGAGAACGCCGGTCTCGGGCAGTTCGCTGACGGCGCGGCGGGCGACGGCGGTACGACGACGGGCGACGCGACGGCGGGGTCGGCCGAGACCGACGGAGCCGACGCGGCCGCCGACGCGGAAGCCCCCGTCGAGTTCACCGGGACAGTCGTCCAGACGGGCGACCCCGTCGTCCTCGACGACGGCGAGGAGACGATGAGCGTCGAGACGAGTGCGACCCTCCAACTCGGGCAGGAGGTCACCGCACGCGGACACGTCGAGGACGGTCGGTTAGACGCCGACGACGTCTTCTAG
- a CDS encoding LeuA family protein produces the protein MLLNDVTLREGDQMPGRSYTADQKIACARELDALGLPFIQPGFPATGEKDRAVVATLAGTTDAEIVALARALEPDIDAAVDADADVVEVFVSASDRHLEHLLGTAREEMLTMLGEAVEYVRDRGGTPHVTLADAFRTDPAHLREIFATVPDVPFVTLADTVGARTPVTVRRHLDALDEAVSFDRVGVHFHDDMGCGTANALAAYDVGVGKADVSVASLGERAGNSALEEVVAACAVDLGDDLGVDTETLVPTCRSVLARLGEGYDERKAVLGREIHEHESGIHTAAMLADPATLEPYDPAEFGGERHLVFGAPTGESGARTLLDRAGVDPDPETVQVFRERLAERGPLDLDSALALAAEEFAE, from the coding sequence ATGCTCCTGAACGACGTGACGCTCCGCGAGGGCGACCAGATGCCGGGGCGGTCCTACACCGCCGACCAGAAGATAGCCTGCGCCCGCGAACTGGACGCGTTGGGTCTCCCGTTCATCCAGCCGGGCTTTCCGGCGACGGGCGAGAAAGACCGGGCGGTCGTCGCGACACTCGCCGGAACGACCGACGCCGAAATCGTCGCGCTCGCCCGGGCACTCGAACCCGACATCGACGCCGCCGTCGACGCCGACGCGGACGTCGTCGAGGTGTTCGTCTCGGCGTCGGACCGGCACCTCGAACACCTGCTCGGGACCGCCCGCGAGGAGATGCTGACGATGCTGGGCGAGGCCGTCGAGTACGTCCGTGACCGGGGCGGGACGCCGCACGTCACGCTTGCCGACGCGTTCCGCACGGACCCCGCCCACCTGCGGGAGATATTCGCGACGGTGCCGGACGTGCCGTTCGTGACGCTCGCGGACACCGTGGGCGCGCGCACGCCGGTCACCGTCCGCCGGCACCTCGACGCGCTGGACGAGGCGGTGTCGTTCGACCGCGTGGGCGTCCACTTCCACGACGACATGGGCTGTGGGACGGCGAACGCGCTCGCGGCCTACGACGTGGGCGTCGGGAAGGCGGACGTGAGCGTCGCGTCGCTGGGCGAACGGGCCGGGAACAGCGCGCTCGAAGAAGTCGTCGCCGCGTGTGCGGTCGACTTGGGCGACGACCTCGGGGTCGATACGGAGACGCTGGTCCCGACCTGTCGCTCGGTGTTGGCGAGGCTCGGGGAGGGGTACGACGAGCGCAAGGCCGTGCTGGGCAGGGAGATACACGAACACGAGTCGGGCATCCACACAGCCGCGATGCTGGCCGACCCCGCGACGCTGGAGCCGTACGACCCGGCCGAATTCGGCGGGGAGCGCCATCTCGTGTTCGGCGCGCCGACGGGCGAGAGCGGGGCGCGGACGCTCCTCGACCGCGCCGGCGTCGACCCCGACCCGGAGACGGTGCAGGTGTTCCGGGAGCGACTGGCCGAGCGTGGACCGCTCGACCTCGACTCGGCACTCGCGCTGGCGGCCGAGGAGTTCGCAGAGTGA